GAAGAAGGGGCGGGGGAGGGGACGGAATGACGACTCGATACCGAAGCGTGAAGACGGGTCAGACGAAGCTGTCCCATTCGCCGCACTGCGGGCAGCGCCAGTGCAGCTCCGTATCTTGAGTACCGCAGTTGAAGCACTGGAGCTTGCGCCGGTCTATCGGCATGCGATCCAGGAGCTCCTCGAAAGCCTTCAGAGCCTCCCCTTCGCGTTGTTCAGCCAAGAGCACGCGTCCCAGCTCCGCAGACGCCGCGAGCGCATCTTGTCGACTCTCGATCTCGCCGCGCAACAACGCAATCGCATCGTCGCTGCGCTTCTGTTCGATCATGCAACGCGCCAGCCAGACGACAACCTCGCGGTCGTCGGGAACCGCCTTGCGCTGCTCGAGCAGAAGTTTTTCCAGACCCGCAAGATCTCCGGCACTTCCAAACGCATCCCACAAGCGCGGATACAAGATCATGCCGATCATCGGGTGCATGGACAGGGTGCGCTTCCAGAAGCCGATGGCCTTGGCCGGCTTGTTCTCACGCATGCGCTGGTCACCGAGTTCCACATACGCTTCAGCGCAGCTCTTGTCCTGGCCCAGTGAGCGCTTGAACGCCTTTCGCGCCTCCGATTCTTCGCCCTGCTGGACCTTCTCGCGCCCGATACCCACCCAGAGGTGCGCCAGCGTCGCAGGCGTCCGCTTGTCGCGACGCCCGATTCGCTTGCGAATCTGCAAGGCTTCTTCCCACGCACCCGTCTCCACGTGAATCCGCTCCAGTTCGCGCAAAGCCTGCAGATTGTTCGGATCTACTT
This genomic stretch from bacterium harbors:
- a CDS encoding tetratricopeptide repeat protein codes for the protein MAFGFRRRKRRSAPGTATSQMRTALHLVLAGDLPAAEGALAEAARLDSSSSDVYMALANLYRARGEVGRAIQVHQNLLLQHDLSEQMRFEALLGLALDFRSGGFLKRAAASFGELLEVDPNNLQALRELERIHVETGAWEEALQIRKRIGRRDKRTPATLAHLWVGIGREKVQQGEESEARKAFKRSLGQDKSCAEAYVELGDQRMRENKPAKAIGFWKRTLSMHPMIGMILYPRLWDAFGSAGDLAGLEKLLLEQRKAVPDDREVVVWLARCMIEQKRSDDAIALLRGEIESRQDALAASAELGRVLLAEQREGEALKAFEELLDRMPIDRRKLQCFNCGTQDTELHWRCPQCGEWDSFV